Within Butyrivibrio fibrisolvens, the genomic segment AAGGATAGTAGGGTTAGCAATCTTATATCCATTGAGGTGCAGAATAGGAAGAACAGCACCGTCTGTCTTAGGGTTAAGGAACTTATTGGACTGCCATGATGTAGCAAGAGGTCCTGTCTCAGCCTCACCATCACCAACAGTAACAGCTGCAATAAGGTCCGGGTTATCAAATACAGCACCAAATGCATGTGCTATAGAATAGCCGAGCTCACCACCTTCGTTGATAGAACCGGGAGTCTCAGGTGCACAGTGGCTTGGAACACCGCCTGGGAATGAGAACTGCTTGAACAGCTTCTGCATACCTTCTTCGTCTTCGCTGATGTTAGGATAGATCTCGCTGTAAGAGCCTTCAAGATATGTGTTGGCAACATAGAAGTTTCCGCCATGTCCGGGACCTGATAATAAGATCAAATCAAGGTCATATCTCTTGATAGCACGGTTTAAGTGAACATAAACAAAGTTCTGTCCAGGTACAGTTCCCCAGTGACCAACGATCTTCTTCTTGATCATATCCATTGTAAGTGGCTTCTTAAGAAGAGGATTATCAAGCAGATAAAGCTGGCCGGCTGAAAGATAATTGGCTGCACGCCAGTAGGCGTTCATTTTGGTGAGTAGCTCGTCTGTGATAGGTCCTTTTTCTTCACAGACAGTTGTCTTAACGTCTTCCATTTCTTCTCCTTTAATACTTGTAAATACCAGTAAATAACAAATTCAAAATGCCATCTACCATATAGTTCTTCGTGTTAAAAAATTAACACGAACAAAATAATATAACATTGTGGGAAAAAATACAATAGGAAACTAAAATATTTTATTTGTACCTAAAAAGATAGCAATTAATGAAAACAATAAAGCAAGCATTAAGTATACTTGATAGTCGGAATGTTATATGATAAAAATTTTGAATAATAGGGCGAATAATTTGGAATACATAGAGCAATACTTGACCAGATAGGAACAAGATATGATAAGAATGATACCATATTCGTGTGTTATTGTAAATCGTCAGAAACCATTATTTGCTTCTATTATTTGGCATATGCTAAAATAATTTAGTTAGCTGTTTCCGAAAATTGCAAAAAATACTTCAAAAACAAAAAGCGGATAGGCCGAAAGGTCTATCCGCTTTTTGGAAAGTGATATTTACTATAATTATTATTTGAATTGTATAAGTATAAAAACTAAAGGAAGTGTATTGTCTTTTGTTTACTTAAGCAGTGTATCCTCAAGATATTTGATCAAAGACTTGATCGTCTCCTGATTTTGTTTATAGAAGATCTTAGAGTCTACTTTCTCAATCTGTAAGAGACTTTGTTCAAATAAAGCTGAAGTGTGATGTGATATAGTAGCTGTCGTAAGCCCTATCTTATTGGCAAGCTGTGCTCCATAATATGCCTCATCCCTGGTCAGCTGTAGGATTTCTAATTTACTCTTATCAGACAGAAGTTTTAAGATCGTAAGAGCCTTATCCTGCGTTATACTCTTTCTCTTGATCATGATCTTATCATATGTAAGACTGTCGCTGTATATAGCTCCTATCTGGGCTATGGGCCTTGCTGTTTTGATATCGTCCCCTTTAAAACTCAGACTGACTTTCATGCAGTTTAGATAGGAGAGAGTGATATAACAATCATTTGAAGAGTTAAAACCGGAAGATGAATATCCCATTTTCTTCATGACATAATCTACATATGGTTCATCTTTGGCATCTTTTTTGGCATAATCGATGGTATCTTTACCGAACTCTTCGAGCTTTTTTTCATATCTTTTAAGAACTTTAGCTGCGCGGCTTATGATAGTTAAGAGCTTTGGTATATGCTCACTGCGGTGTATATAGAGCTGCTGAAGTTTTAATTTGTCACTGTCAGCTATATCCATTTCATAGATGGCATCGATAATATCACAGATACCGGCATATTCTGCATCATCATTGTCAGAAGCATTTTTGCCGGCTCTTCTTATAAGCTGATAGAAATACTTATTGTAGCTTTCTTTTGGTATATCTTTAATATACTTTTGATAATCTTTGATAGATATGTTCTCTGGAATATCATTCATAGCAGGACATACGCTATCGTGGAGTAGGAGCATACTTGCAAATGAATAGCTGATCTTATCTTCAAGGGCATAATAGCTCCTTATATCGTCAATATCTTGTGCAAATTCTTCTCTTGCATCGTCTTCTATACGCTGGAGCAGTTCTACAAACTTTTCTTCCCTTGGCCCCGGGATGATGTCATAATCGACAGCACTTTTGTCCATATGCGGCTTAAAATATGGAGCTGGTTCCACCAATACATTTAAAAGGGATAGACTTTCGTATACATAATGTATTTTATAAGAATAATTGTTCATAAATAGAATCCTTTCATTTTCGTAGGCGGAAAACCTCTCCCCTTTGGCGATTCCGGCGATCTTAAGCTGTTATTTCATCTGCACAGCTTTTTTCATCAGCCAGAGCAGAAGACTCTTCGTTTTCTCTTTCTGCTTCTACAATAGCCTTTGTTCCTGATGTGAGCATGTACATGCCAAAAAGGAAAGCAACAACACCTGCCATAACCAGTATAACCTTTGTAGAAGTTAATTTTACCACAATACTTATAATAAAAGCAGTTACGGGTGTAATTCCAACAGAAATGGCACTTCCTATGCCTGAAACTCTTGCAAGGTAAGATCTGTCAATAACATTGAACATCTCAACATTTATATACATATTGCCAAGAGATATACCAAAGCCAAGTGCTGTAGACAGGAGTAATAGTGTGATAGCAGCTCCGTATCTTGTCTCATACAGTGGCGCTGCGCCTACAAGACCGAGATAGAAGGTTATGATAAGAGCTATCATCATTATTATAGTCTTCTTGCCATTCAAAAACTTTCTAAATACCGGGAAAAGCAGTGATCCCAGAAGCATTGATACTGTAACAGCAATTCCGAAGATAGATAAAAGTTCAGGTCCTCCCTTAAGTACTTCTGTGACTATAGGTGTCTGAAGAGAGTTGATAGGAACAAGTATACCATTTAGAAATAGTGCGACGTAAGCAAACACTACAAGGATCTTTTTTCCTTTACAGTATACAAATCCATCTTTTAACTCCTTAAGATATGCACCAGCGCTGGCAGATACCTTAGTATTAAGAGTTTCTGCAGGTATCTTCATCCATGATATAAGAAGTGCTGAGATTACAAAAGTTGCCATATCAAGATATATAGCTCCGGAGCTTCCTATAAGAGCGATGATGGCAGCGGCAAGACCGGTACCTATAAGCTCTGTGATGGATGATACTGAGCTGTTAAGAGATATAGCTTCATTGTAGGAGTCCTTATCTACAACCATAGGGAAAAAAGCTGATGAAGCAGGACCGCGGAAAGCTTCTGCAGTAGAGATGATGAGATTTAAAAGTGCTATAAGCGGAGCACTTAAAAAGCCCATCAAAAGGCCGGTAGCCATGACACCTACGCATATTGCGCGGATAAGGTCGGTTACAACCATGATGTTTTTCTTACTGTGATTCTCAACCCATGGTCCTACAAGAGGAGTCACGATGATGGTGGGGAGACGGTTGATAGCATAGATGATGGCAGACCAGGATGCCTGACCGGTAAGTTCATATACTATCCATGAAGATGCGATAGCATCTACGGAGTCTCCGAAACGATTGACGATGGTTGATGCGAGATTTTTGCGATAGTTTGGATTTCTGAATAGCTTGCCATACTTAAAACTCATGATTGATCCTCCTGTGAGAACTGGTTGAGCCTATCTGTTAAAGCTGTTCATATAGCTTAGATGAGGCGATATTTGATGTTTGTCATTTTGAAAGTTAGATGAATATCTAATATCTCCTTGATCAGTATAATACATTGATATTAGATGCATGGCAAGTATCTAGTTAGATGATGATAATATCACTATGATGCAGAATAAAAAAGATCAAGGAGACAATACATGATTCAAGCGATTCTAGATTTTATGTATCCCAAAATAGTTGATCAAAATGAGCATTTTGAATGTGGTCTAAAGAGAATTTCAATACAGTTTTTGATGAAAATGGCAATTTAAATAACTGGTGGCTTGATGAAGATTGGTATACAAACAATAGTGGCAGGAGTTTTTTTGTACGTGGTAAAATGAATTGTAGCGTGATTTTATGGATAATATACGAGGAGTAGTTTATGAGATGTTATAAGATAAGTGAAAAGTTAGAGCATATAGAGCTTAAAACATATAAAAATCTTGATTTCCAGTATGTCATAGTCATGACAAGCGATGAATGGAAAGATAGAAGTACGGATTTTGATATGGGTATTGAATGGGATATATATTCAAGATCCGGAAGTGGTACCAGAGCTGAAGTCAACTACGATTCCATAACAGGTAAGTTCTCTATACTGGATAGGCAGAACATGCCGGAGAAAGCAGGTGAGTTTTCTTTCTCACTTGATGAAAAAGGTATAATCTTCGTAGACGATCAGGGACTTGCAGGAGAGATCATAGACAGGATTTCTTCTTCCAAAAAACTGTTTAATCCATGTCTTGAAAGATTCCTTTATGATTTCCTGGAGCAGATAATCTATAACGATGCAGATCTTCTTGCATCCTATGACAGAACTCTTGATGAGATAGAGAAGAAGATATTTGCAGGGCATACAGATAATGTACTTAAAAAAATAGCTGATATGAGAAATCAGCTGCGAGATCTTAAGATTCATTATCTGGAGCTTATGGATGTATGTCAGGAGTTTGAAGAGAATGAGAATGAATTCTTCATGGCCAGCAATGAAAGATACTTCCATCTTGTTAACCAGAGAATCCAGAGACTGTATGAAAGAGTAACATCCCTTGTAGAATTCACTATTCAGCTGCGCGAGTTCTGTCAGTCCAAGACTGATGAGAAGCAGAATAGTAACCTTGCTTATCTTACTGTAATATCAAGTATTTTCATGCCTCTTACTCTTATCGTAGGATGGTATGGCATGAACTTTAAATACATGCCT encodes:
- a CDS encoding MFS transporter, producing the protein MSFKYGKLFRNPNYRKNLASTIVNRFGDSVDAIASSWIVYELTGQASWSAIIYAINRLPTIIVTPLVGPWVENHSKKNIMVVTDLIRAICVGVMATGLLMGFLSAPLIALLNLIISTAEAFRGPASSAFFPMVVDKDSYNEAISLNSSVSSITELIGTGLAAAIIALIGSSGAIYLDMATFVISALLISWMKIPAETLNTKVSASAGAYLKELKDGFVYCKGKKILVVFAYVALFLNGILVPINSLQTPIVTEVLKGGPELLSIFGIAVTVSMLLGSLLFPVFRKFLNGKKTIIMMIALIITFYLGLVGAAPLYETRYGAAITLLLLSTALGFGISLGNMYINVEMFNVIDRSYLARVSGIGSAISVGITPVTAFIISIVVKLTSTKVILVMAGVVAFLFGMYMLTSGTKAIVEAERENEESSALADEKSCADEITA
- a CDS encoding CorA family divalent cation transporter, which encodes MRCYKISEKLEHIELKTYKNLDFQYVIVMTSDEWKDRSTDFDMGIEWDIYSRSGSGTRAEVNYDSITGKFSILDRQNMPEKAGEFSFSLDEKGIIFVDDQGLAGEIIDRISSSKKLFNPCLERFLYDFLEQIIYNDADLLASYDRTLDEIEKKIFAGHTDNVLKKIADMRNQLRDLKIHYLELMDVCQEFEENENEFFMASNERYFHLVNQRIQRLYERVTSLVEFTIQLREFCQSKTDEKQNSNLAYLTVISSIFMPLTLIVGWYGMNFKYMPELDEKWAYPVTGIICILIVVVCITFFKKKKLL
- a CDS encoding ArsR/SmtB family transcription factor produces the protein MDKSAVDYDIIPGPREEKFVELLQRIEDDAREEFAQDIDDIRSYYALEDKISYSFASMLLLHDSVCPAMNDIPENISIKDYQKYIKDIPKESYNKYFYQLIRRAGKNASDNDDAEYAGICDIIDAIYEMDIADSDKLKLQQLYIHRSEHIPKLLTIISRAAKVLKRYEKKLEEFGKDTIDYAKKDAKDEPYVDYVMKKMGYSSSGFNSSNDCYITLSYLNCMKVSLSFKGDDIKTARPIAQIGAIYSDSLTYDKIMIKRKSITQDKALTILKLLSDKSKLEILQLTRDEAYYGAQLANKIGLTTATISHHTSALFEQSLLQIEKVDSKIFYKQNQETIKSLIKYLEDTLLK